The Salvelinus sp. IW2-2015 linkage group LG31, ASM291031v2, whole genome shotgun sequence genome window below encodes:
- the LOC111956029 gene encoding zinc finger and BTB domain-containing protein 12 encodes MEVLCFRLPGHGDATLKSMNSLRSRQQFCDITIVASGRQTFRGHKVVLAACSPFLRDQFLLNPSSELQVSVLHSSSVVCELLQSCYTGVLQFSPKEIVNYLTAASYLQMEHVVEKCRGALGKYMQPKNPSSPKIKSEESQSMPVTVSGSSHSLMSTSADHSSLQPHSPVQSQADDRTDSNTKTDIQHDDDPNTMDEIKVRVTEEGREDYDVFRICIEDEQEPEERRDAEEGGEEATEGHQGCQYQDTDSVIVGGGRGDDMAPAEMAIRNSGFEREGLQGWRRRLTDSPKVGRGRGRGFKRKRGSYRERERRPLGMQYQEAWRLPTGAEMMQGFGLDFSQEAIRSGFLSGGDLPRLEYGMGEVPGEELVPRDGNGQAHYNLDDPSGDGGEGNMGMAAVPTGGDGAGDESVAVVGSTSSTAGPVACEQCGLTFPSAHSLAVHTRATHLLYVCPCCGKHFNHSSNLNRHMTVHRGAKVHRCPLCDKTFTQKSTLCDHMNLHSGERPHCCAYCHSRFAHKPALRRHLKEQHGKTTAQNSLEAQAEMERVAGPGEGEGDTQDRFDF; translated from the exons ATGGAGGTGCTGTGTTTCCGGTTGCCGGGTCACGGTGACGCCACCCTGAAGAGCATGAACTCCCTGAGGTCCAGACAGCAGTTCTGTGACATCACTATAGTGGCCAGCGGCAGGCAGACATTCCGTGGACACAAAGTGGTCCTTGCTGCCTGCTCCCCCTTCCTTAGGGACCAGTTCCTGCTCAACCCCTCCTCTGAACTGCAG GTGTCAGTCCTTCACAGTTCCTCGGTGGTATGTGAGCTGCTCCAGTCCTGTTACACCGGTGTGCTGCAGTTCAGCCCCAAGGAGATAGTCAATTACCTGACGGCCGCTAGCTACCTGCAGATGGAGCATGTTGTGGAGAAGTGCCGGGGAGCCCTGGGCAAGTACATGCAGCCAAAGAACCCCAGCTCACCAAAG ATCAAGTCAGAAGAGAGCCAATCGATGCCAGTGACAGTCAGTGGCAGCAGCCACTCCCTTATGTCAACCTCTGCTGATCATTCCTCACTGCAGCCTCACAGCCCTGTACAGTCTCAGGCTGATGACCGTACAGACTCAAACACGAAGACAGACATACAACACGATGATGACCCTAACACAATGGATGAGATCAAA GTGAGAGTAACAGAGGAGGGCAGGGAGGATTATGACGTGTTCCGGATCTGCATCGAGGATGAGCAGGAGCCGGAAGAGAGGCGAGATGCAGAGGAAGGCGGAGAGGAAGCCACAGAGGGTCATCAGGGGTGCCAGTACCAAGATACGGACAGTGTCATAGTGGGAGGGGGCAGGGGTGATGATATGGCCCCAGCTGAAATGGCCATCCGCAACAGCGGCTTCGAGAGGGAGGGGCTCCAAGGCTGGAGGCGTAGACTCACCGACTCACCCAAAGTGGgccgggggagggggaggggcttcAAGAGGAAGCGTGGCTCGTACcgcgagagggagaggaggcctcTGGGTATGCAATACCAGGAGGCGTGGCGTCTACCTACCGGGGCGGAGATGATGCAGGGCTTTGGCCTGGACTTCAGCCAGGAAGCCATAAGGTCAGGTTTCCTCTCGGGGGGCGATCTCCCACGGCTAGAATACGGGATGGGGGAGGTTCCGGGAGAGGAGCTGGTGCCCCGGGACGGGAATGGTCAGGCCCACTACAACCTGGACGACCCCAGTGGTGATGGAGGTGAAGGTAACATGGGGATGGCGGCTGTGCCAACAGGTGGTGACGGGGCGGGGGATGAGTCTGTGGCCGTGGTGGGCTCCACCTCCAGCACAGCGGGGCCGGTGGCATGTGAGCAATGCGGCCTGACCTTCCCCTCGGCCCACTCTCTGGCTGTCCACACGCGCGCCACCCACTTGCTGTACGTGTGCCCCTGCTGCGGCAAACACTTCAACCACTCCAGTAACCTCAACCGCCACATGACCGTGCACCGCGGTGCCAAGGTCCACCGCTGCCCACTCTGCGACAAGACATTCACGCAGAAGTCCACGCTGTGCGATCACATGAACCTACACAGCGGTGAGCGGCCCCACTGCTGCGCCTACTGCCACTCGCGCTTCGCCCACAAGCCGGCGCTGCGACGCCACCTCAAGGAGCAGCATGGGAAGACGACCGCTCAGAACAGCTTGGAGGCACAGGCTGAGATGGAGCGAGTGGCAGGgccaggggaaggagagggagacactCAGGACAGATTTGACTTTTGA
- the LOC111956030 gene encoding negative elongation factor E, which translates to MVVFPSSLTEEEESLQKKYAKLKKKKKALLALKKQQSSTSQTNQSGLKRTLSDQPVLDTATATEQAKMLIKSGAISAIKSENKNSGFKRSRTLEIKLKDPEKVPGPVAFQPFQRSMSTDEELSEAGKRAHRKSLYESFVTPGDRAARDDEEEEGGGGLSTSRDMERERDRGDREMDRERERDRERDRGSGDRGRDREPRDRERDRSQDGDRERGGDRESRERDGPFRRSDSYPERRGVRKGNTVYVYGTGLVEDNLRSAFSQHGTIIDLSMDSPRNCAFITFEKMESADQAVAELNGSTVGDVPIKVSIARKQPMLEAATGKSVWATLAVQNSAKGSYRDKRNQVVYSEDFL; encoded by the exons ATGGTGGTGTTCCCAAGCTCTTTGACGGAGGAAGAGGAGTCTCTGCAGAAGAAATATGCCAAACTCAAGAAAAAG AAAAAGGCACTGCTGGCTTTGAAGAAGCAGCAGAGTTCAACCAGCCAGACCAATCAGAGTGGATTGAAGCGAA CTTTGTCAGACCAGCCGGTGCTAGATACTGCGACAGCTACAGAGCAGGCAAAGATGCTTATCAAGTCTGGAGCCATCAGCGCCATCAAGTCAGAGAATAAGAACTCTGGCTTCAAGCGCTCTAGAACGCTAGAGATCAAGCTCAAG GATCCAGAGAAAGTGCCAGGCCCTGTGGCTTTCCAACCATTCCAAAGGAGCATGTCCACTGATGAGGAACTTTCTGAG GCTGGCAAAAGAGCCCACAGAAAATCTTTGTACGAGAG CTTCGTCACTCCAGGTGACCGGGCGGCTCGTgacgacgaggaggaggagggaggcggcGGCCTTTCCACCAGCAGAgacatggagcgagagagagacagaggagaccgagagatggacagagagagggagcgcgacagagagagagaccggggcAGTGGCGACCGGGGCAGGGACAGAGAGCCGCGAGaccgggagagagacaggagccaGGACGGAGACcgggaaaggggaggagacagagagtcaCGTGAGCGAGACGGACCGTTCAGAC GATCAGACTCGTACCCGGAGCGGAGGGGGGTGAGGAAGGGGAACACCGTGTACGTGTATGGAACTGGCCTTGTGGAGGACAACCTGCGTTCAGCCTTCTCCCAACACGGCACCATCATTGACCTGTCCATGGATTCCCCACGCAA CTGTGCATTCATCACCTTTGAGAAGATGGAGTCTGCAGACCAAGCTGTAGCGGAG TTGAATGGAAGCACGGTGGGAGACGTCCCCATCAAAGTCAGCATCGCCAGGAAGCAGCCCATGCTGGAGGCAGCCACCGGCAAATCTGTTTGGGCCACTCTGG CTGTGCAGAACAGTGCCAAAGGTTCCTACAGAGACAAGAGAAACCAGGTTGTGTACAGTGAGGATTTCCTATGA